One segment of Danaus plexippus chromosome 10, MEX_DaPlex, whole genome shotgun sequence DNA contains the following:
- the LOC116766901 gene encoding protein spaetzle-like isoform X2: MARIHKCIFLITLLQIAQGAELMGRSLRAGDRANQNTNESGEVVFPGQIPDIVKRNAMKLVIPEDCRKIGICDDVPNYPDELVSQLISQLKRANRTTFNMDVLEIPTIAQRISPEDETMPLCDSYEKTFSPQAALDSNKKWHYILNVKDNPIQKFRVEICRSPDLACSSVAYFQNGYEARCVQKYVYRNMVGVNENKEIVEGPFQVPSCCSCLVRNVAN, translated from the exons ATGGCACGGATTCATAAGTGCATTTTCCTGATTACATtg TTGCAGATTGCTCAAGGGGCTGAGCTAATGGGACGCTCGCTGAGGGCTGGAGACCGAGCGAATCAAAATACGAATG AGTCAGGAGAAGTGGTATTTCCAGGCCAAATACCCGACATAGTTAAAAGAAACGCCATGAAGCTAGTTATTCCTGAAGACTGCCGCAAAATTGGTATCTGTGATGATGTACCGAATTACCCCGATGAATTAGTTTCTCAATTAATAAGCCAG cTAAAAAGGGCGAATAGGACCACATTTAACATGGACGTACTTGAAATACCGACCATAGCGCAAAGAATCAGTCCTGAAGATGAAACTATGCCTCTATGTGACTCCTATGAAAAG ACATTTTCACCGCAAGCAGCGTTGGACTCAAACAAAAAATGGCACTACATTTTGAATGTGAAGGATAACCCAATACAGAAATTTCGTGTAGAGATATGCAG gtCACCGGACTTAGCCTGTTCATCTGTGGCTTATTTCCAAAATGGATACGAGGCACGCTGTGtacagaaatatgtttatagaaatatGGTAGgagttaatgaaaataaagaaattgttgAAGGACCTTTTCAAGTTCCCAGTTGCTGTTCATGTCTTGTGAGGAACGTCGCCAACTAG
- the LOC116766785 gene encoding uncharacterized protein LOC116766785 — MISTALVFLVASQCLVPAFGAVTGKQKTDTHIQFPEAAEALDAQKNHKDVPISCKGQNYCTVKTDDYPEDKFNEMFKGYNAFPQPKLIWDPLQNKQGSADDENDCASEISYDPLYKVKESGDKPWRTVVQAPKHDFVQKVRLEKCVNTDASCFTKFSTDIYTTHCKQTYGVWEVLVSKGDNQTELIKAELPICCSCYYAKTPLILSRIDKNKRQ; from the exons atgatatccaCTGCTCTTGTTTTCtta gTTGCAAGTCAATGCTTAGTCCCTGCCTTTGGAGCTGTAACAGGAAAAC AAAAAACTGATACACATATCCAGTTCCCGGAAGCTGCTGAGGCATTGGACGCGCAGAAAAATCATAAAGATGTTCCTATCTCTTGTAAAGGACAGAATTATTGTACAGTGAAAACAGATGACTATCCAGAAGATAAGTTCAATGAAATGTTTAAGGGTTAT aacGCTTTCCCTCAACCAAAACTAATATGGGATCctctacaaaataaacaaggtAGCGCGGATGACGAGAACGACTGCGCAAGCGAAATATct TATGACCCGCTATATAAAGTCAAGGAGAGTGGAGATAAACCTTGGCGTACGGTAGTACAAGCTCCGAAACATGACTTTGTACAAAAAGTGCGCCTAGAGAAATGCGT AAATACGGATGCCTCGTGTTTCACTAAGTTTTCAACTGACATCTACACAACCCACTGCAAACAAACGTATGGCGTGTGGGAAGTCCTTGTTTCAAAAGGCGACAACCAAACAGAGCTTATCAAAGCTGAATTGCCTATTTGCTGCTCCTGTTACTACGCCAAAACaccattaattttatcaagaaTAGATAAAAACAAACGTCAGTAG
- the LOC116766801 gene encoding uncharacterized protein LOC116766801 — translation MLAILFALFIACQLLTPTVAAITERSKDKSRCDDAIMFVEPIEVVKTNDHDKDVPLSCKGQTYCTIKTEDYPEKKFNEMLKGRKVFRQPQLLLNPLQNKQGDPNDKNDCESEISYEPLYKVREGIDKPWRYVVQSSEHDYIQKVRLERCLNPNGSCFTQFSSFLGYGTYCKQENSYWEVLVSKGENETEVIKAELPVCCSCYYSKNR, via the exons ATGCTGGCTATCTTGTTCGCATTATTc ATTGCCTGTCAGCTGTTGACCCCTACTGTCGCAGCGATAACGGAGAGAAGTAAAGacaaaa GTAGATGCGATGATGCGATTATGTTTGTTGAACCGATCGAAGTGGTAAAAACTAATGACCATGATAAAGATGTTCCCCTGTCATGTAAAGGACAGACATATTGTACGATCAAAACAGAGGATTATCCAGAAAAGAAATtcaatgaaatgttaaaagGACGT aaGGTTTTCCGGCAACCACAGTTATTATTGAATCctcttcaaaataaacaaggaGATCCAAATGATAAGAACGATTGTGAAAGCGAGATAAGc TATGAACCATTATATAAAGTTAGGGAAGGAATCGATAAGCCGTGGCGCTATGTAGTCCAGTCTTCAGAGCACGATTATATCCAAAAAGTGCGCCTAGAGAGATGTCT taaccCAAATGGTTCCTGTTTTACCCAATTTTCATCTTTTTTGGGCTACGGGACTTACTGCAAACAAGAAAATAGTTATTGGGAAGTGTTAGTCTCCAAAGGTGAAAATGAAACAGAGGTCATTAAAGCAGAGCTACCAGTTTGTTGCTCTTGTTATTACTCAAAAAACCGTTAA
- the LOC116766901 gene encoding protein spaetzle-like isoform X1 has product MARIHKCIFLITLLQIAQGAELMGRSLRAGDRANQNTNGSYKILNRFVTPYVYRRESGEVVFPGQIPDIVKRNAMKLVIPEDCRKIGICDDVPNYPDELVSQLISQLKRANRTTFNMDVLEIPTIAQRISPEDETMPLCDSYEKTFSPQAALDSNKKWHYILNVKDNPIQKFRVEICRSPDLACSSVAYFQNGYEARCVQKYVYRNMVGVNENKEIVEGPFQVPSCCSCLVRNVAN; this is encoded by the exons ATGGCACGGATTCATAAGTGCATTTTCCTGATTACATtg TTGCAGATTGCTCAAGGGGCTGAGCTAATGGGACGCTCGCTGAGGGCTGGAGACCGAGCGAATCAAAATACGAATGGTTCGTACAAAATCCTGAATAGATTTGTGACACCTTATGTTTATAGACGTG AGTCAGGAGAAGTGGTATTTCCAGGCCAAATACCCGACATAGTTAAAAGAAACGCCATGAAGCTAGTTATTCCTGAAGACTGCCGCAAAATTGGTATCTGTGATGATGTACCGAATTACCCCGATGAATTAGTTTCTCAATTAATAAGCCAG cTAAAAAGGGCGAATAGGACCACATTTAACATGGACGTACTTGAAATACCGACCATAGCGCAAAGAATCAGTCCTGAAGATGAAACTATGCCTCTATGTGACTCCTATGAAAAG ACATTTTCACCGCAAGCAGCGTTGGACTCAAACAAAAAATGGCACTACATTTTGAATGTGAAGGATAACCCAATACAGAAATTTCGTGTAGAGATATGCAG gtCACCGGACTTAGCCTGTTCATCTGTGGCTTATTTCCAAAATGGATACGAGGCACGCTGTGtacagaaatatgtttatagaaatatGGTAGgagttaatgaaaataaagaaattgttgAAGGACCTTTTCAAGTTCCCAGTTGCTGTTCATGTCTTGTGAGGAACGTCGCCAACTAG